The following proteins come from a genomic window of Nicotiana tomentosiformis chromosome 12, ASM39032v3, whole genome shotgun sequence:
- the LOC104110221 gene encoding uncharacterized protein — MFVSIPFSGVGYRSWRRNVLRGLSVKNKLGFINGECKRPNPHSPTLRQWERYDDMVTPWILNSLSKEITDSVEYANDAIELLIELEDRYEQTNGARLYQIQKKINDTSQGTLDIINYYTKLKKLWEELSTLSKKSQCSCNCTCGAKEKFLQGRAGQATNIIPHGLNETYTVIRGSILMINPLPNLAQAFSLLIQDEKQRKIKPNTQLFIESTSMNVASSRSNTYRTTYSANTSNYGGQGRGRPIFNYCNKPGHTKDRCSKLHGYPESSAYPRNQN, encoded by the coding sequence ATGTTTGTTTCCATTCCCTTTAGTGGAGTTGGTTATCGTTCATGGAGGCGTAATGTGTTGCGAGGTCTGTCAGTGAAAAACAAGCTAGGGTTTATAAATGGCGAATGCAAGCGCCCGAATCCTCACTCACCCACACTCCGTCAATGGGAGCGATATGATGACATGGTGACTCCATGGATCCTTAATTCCCTGTCGAAGGAAATCACAGACAGTGTTGAATATGCAAATGATGCTATAGAGCTGTTGATTGAGCTAGAAGATCGGTATGAGCAGACAAATGGAGCTCGACTGTACCAAATCCAAAAGAAAATAAACGATACATCTCAGGGAACTCTCGATATTATAAATTACTATACCAAACTGAAGAAGCTCTGGGAAGAATTGAGCACCTTGAGTAAAAAGTCCCAATGCAGTTGCAATTGTACTTGTGGCGCGAAGGAAAAATTTCTACAAGGCCGAGCAGGACAGGCGACTAATATAATTCCTCATGGATTGAATGAAACCTACACTGTGATTCGAGGAAGCATCCTCATGATAAACCCATTACCAAACTTAGCTCAAGCTTTTTCTCTCCTAATACAAGATGAAAAGCAGAGGAAAATCAAACCAAACACTCAGCTGTTTATCGAATCAACTTCTATGAATGTTGCTAGTTCTAGGTCCAACACTTATAGGACCACCTATTCGGCCAACACCAGCAATTATGGGGGACAAGGAAGGGGAAGACCTATATTTAATTACTGCAATAAGCCAGGGCACACTAAAGATAGGTGTTCCAAGTTACATGGCTACCCTGAGAGTTCTGCATATCCTCGCAATCAAAACTAA
- the LOC104095807 gene encoding probable WRKY transcription factor 11, with protein sequence MAIELLGYSQINEQLALQEAASAGLNSMDHLIRFVSHQQQKNQPVQPDCRQLADFTVSNFKKVISILNRTGHARFRRSPVQLSDSCTALSLSTSIPVKETPPQPTPPTPAVELVEHSQFPALKFDFTKSKVAKDTLSLSTNSSSFMSSITGDCEGSVSNGKQFSSVSLPPRPPVSSGKPPLAGKRCRDHDLSDEMSGRISGSGNCHCQKRKYRVKKVIRVPAVSSKIADIPADDYSWRKYGQKPIKGSPYPRGYYRCSSVRGCPARKHVERATDDPKMVIVTYDGEHRHVIQGTSADAGAGSSGERMMAFDSTEQRKE encoded by the exons ATGGCCATAGAGTTGTTGGGCTATTCGCAAATAAATGAGCAATTAGCTCTACAAGAAGCAGCTTCAGCCGGTTTAAATTCCATGGATCATTTAATCCGGTTCGTTTCACATCAACAGCAGAAAAACCAACCAGTTCAGCCCGATTGTAGACAACTCGCCGACTTCACTGTTTCGAATTTTAAGAAGGTTATTTCTATCTTGAACCGGACTGGTCATGCCCGGTTTAGACGCAGTCCGGTTCAGCTTTCTGATTCATGTACTGCTCTTTCCCTATCTACGTCTATTCCGGTCAAGGAAACTCCACCACAGCCGACACCTCCGACTCCGGCAGTTGAGCTGGTGGAACACAGTCAATTTCCGGCATTGAAGTTTGACTTTACAAAATCAAAGGTTGCGAAGGATACTTTGAGTTTATCGACGAACTCGTCGTCGTTCATGTCGTCGATTACCGGTGATTGTGAAGGAAGCGTATCAAACGGGAAGCAATTTTCGTCAGTAAGCTTGCCGCCGCGGCCACCTGTGTCATCCGGGAAGCCGCCACTCGCCGGAAAAAGGTGTCGCGATCACGATCTTTCCGATGAAATGTCCGGTAGGATCTCCGGCTCCGGCAATTGTCACTGCCAAAAGAG GAAATATCGTGTAAAGAAAGTGATTAGAGTGCCGGCGGTCAGTTCAAAAATCGCCGATATTCCAGCAGACGACTACTCGTGGAGAAAATACGGTCAAAAGCCAATCAAAGGCTCACCATACCCACG GGGATATTATAGATGTAGCAGCGTAAGAGGATGTCCGGCAAGAAAGCATGTCGAGAGGGCAACCGATGATCCAAAAATGGTTATTGTGACTTACGACGGAGAGCATCGTCATGTAATTCAAGGCACGAGCGCCGACGCCGGAGCTGGAAGTTCCGGCGAGAGAATGATGGCGTTCGATTCAACGGAACAGAGAAAAGAATAA